The Actinocatenispora sera genome has a window encoding:
- a CDS encoding SRPBCC family protein, producing the protein MHVEKSVRIAAPADEIWRVLADVERWPEWTASMQRVERLDDGEFTVGSRARVQQPKLRPAIFEVTESTPGESFVWRARVSGTEMLAGHYLQPDGDATLTRLTFDHTGGLAGLIDLFYGKMIREYVGMETAGLRRHCEAA; encoded by the coding sequence ATGCATGTGGAGAAATCGGTACGGATCGCCGCACCCGCCGACGAGATCTGGCGGGTGTTGGCCGACGTCGAACGCTGGCCGGAGTGGACCGCGTCGATGCAGCGGGTGGAGCGGCTCGACGACGGCGAGTTCACCGTCGGCAGCCGCGCACGGGTGCAGCAGCCGAAGCTGCGGCCGGCGATCTTCGAGGTCACCGAGTCGACGCCCGGCGAGTCGTTCGTCTGGCGCGCCCGGGTCAGCGGCACCGAGATGCTCGCCGGCCACTACCTGCAGCCCGACGGCGACGCCACCCTCACCCGGCTCACGTTCGATCACACCGGCGGGCTCGCCGGCCTGATCGACCTGTTCTACGGCAAGATGATCCGCGAGTATGTCGGGATGGAGACCGCCGGCCTGCGCCGGCACTGCGAGGCTGCCTGA
- a CDS encoding PP2C family protein-serine/threonine phosphatase: MTDELLTSDEDAGRLSAIDLLTDSALAELGLKDLLAELLDRTCEVVGADTATVLLLDRDSGDLVATASRGLDEEVRLGVRIPTAQGFAGRVAASRKPVYLDRVDATSVINPILWQAGLSTLLGVPLISFGELIGVLHVGCFTRRRFSDGDIRLLQLVADRVALAAQSRRSRLERSAAEALQRSLLPTRLPQVDGLELAARYLPSEQTGVSGDWYDAFLFDSGALGVVIGDVVGHGLPAAVVMGRLRSALRAYALEVADPAEVVTRLDRKIQHFEPGITATVTYLVVEPSGDALRVSVAGHPPPLLSVGGRRAEPLTGPTDLPLGIGIDRERHSMHVPLPAGALLCLYTDGLVERRDQSIREGIDELCALIDPSSAVATCAAAVAGIVGNRVLADDAAVFGLRRTGEAG, translated from the coding sequence GTGACCGACGAACTGCTGACCTCCGACGAGGATGCGGGCCGACTGTCCGCGATCGATCTGCTGACCGACTCGGCACTGGCCGAACTGGGCCTCAAGGACCTGCTTGCCGAGCTGCTGGATCGCACCTGCGAGGTGGTCGGGGCGGACACCGCCACGGTGCTGCTGCTCGACCGCGACTCCGGCGACCTCGTCGCCACCGCGAGCCGGGGACTCGACGAGGAGGTCCGGCTCGGCGTCCGGATCCCGACGGCGCAGGGGTTCGCCGGCCGGGTCGCCGCCTCGCGCAAACCGGTCTATCTGGACCGGGTCGACGCCACCAGCGTGATCAATCCGATCCTGTGGCAGGCCGGGCTGAGCACCCTGCTCGGTGTCCCGCTCATCAGCTTCGGCGAACTCATCGGGGTCCTGCACGTGGGCTGCTTCACCCGGCGCAGGTTCAGCGATGGCGACATCCGGCTGCTGCAGCTGGTCGCCGACCGGGTCGCGCTCGCCGCACAGTCGCGCCGCTCGCGGCTGGAACGCAGCGCCGCCGAAGCGCTCCAGCGAAGCCTGCTTCCGACCCGGCTGCCCCAGGTCGACGGCCTGGAGCTCGCCGCCCGCTACCTGCCGAGCGAGCAGACCGGCGTCAGCGGTGACTGGTACGACGCGTTCCTGTTCGACTCCGGCGCCCTGGGCGTCGTGATCGGCGACGTCGTCGGGCACGGGCTGCCGGCCGCGGTGGTGATGGGGCGGCTGCGCAGCGCGCTGCGGGCGTACGCGCTGGAGGTGGCGGATCCCGCGGAGGTCGTGACCCGGCTGGACCGCAAGATCCAGCACTTCGAGCCGGGTATCACCGCGACCGTGACCTACCTGGTGGTGGAGCCCTCGGGCGATGCGCTGCGGGTCAGCGTCGCGGGTCATCCACCGCCGCTGCTGTCGGTCGGCGGACGGCGCGCCGAACCGCTGACCGGCCCGACCGATCTGCCGCTGGGCATCGGCATCGATCGCGAGCGACACAGCATGCACGTCCCGCTGCCCGCCGGCGCCCTGCTCTGCCTGTACACCGACGGGCTGGTGGAGCGGCGCGACCAGTCGATCCGGGAAGGCATCGATGAGCTGTGCGCCCTGATCGACCCCAGCTCGGCGGTGGCGACCTGTGCCGCGGCGGTGGCCGGGATCGTAGGCAACCGGGTACTTGCCGACGACGCGGCCGTCTTCGGGCTGCGTCGCACCGGCGAGGCGGGCTAG